The Medicago truncatula cultivar Jemalong A17 chromosome 4, MtrunA17r5.0-ANR, whole genome shotgun sequence genome includes a region encoding these proteins:
- the LOC25493119 gene encoding uncharacterized protein isoform X2: MGLPTTTLKRTKKSSVSLLTFLVMLVTSSSKAFYWSLSMKCNCGPSTSRGYESRPDAGISGTRGLYSSRVMISSVSVVSALLSCISSDTLAMMNSTAAMQ, from the exons ATGGGATTACCAACGACAACACTAAAGAGAACAAAGAAGAGTTCAGTTTCTCTTCTCACCTT CTTAGTGATGCTTGTAACATCATCTTCAAAGGCTTTTTACTGGTCATTATCTATGAAGTGTAATTGTGGTCCAAGCACTAGTCGAGGTTATGAATCACGCCCTGATGCCGGTATTAGTGGGACAAGAGGACTCTATTCTAGTAGG GTTATGATTTCATCAGTTTCTGTTGTTTCTGCGTTATTATCTTGCATAAGTAGTGATACTCTTGCCATGATGAACAGTACTGCTGCAATGCAATAG
- the LOC25493119 gene encoding uncharacterized protein isoform X1 has translation MGLPTTTLKRTKKSSVSLLTFLVMLVTSSSKAFYWSLSMKCNCGPSTSRGYESRPDAGISGTRGLYSSRVGYGGSIHYHCSRNCMQVMISSVSVVSALLSCISSDTLAMMNSTAAMQ, from the exons ATGGGATTACCAACGACAACACTAAAGAGAACAAAGAAGAGTTCAGTTTCTCTTCTCACCTT CTTAGTGATGCTTGTAACATCATCTTCAAAGGCTTTTTACTGGTCATTATCTATGAAGTGTAATTGTGGTCCAAGCACTAGTCGAGGTTATGAATCACGCCCTGATGCCGGTATTAGTGGGACAAGAGGACTCTATTCTAGTAGGGTAGGTTATGGGGGCAGTATTCATTATCATTGCAGTAGAAATTGCATGCAG GTTATGATTTCATCAGTTTCTGTTGTTTCTGCGTTATTATCTTGCATAAGTAGTGATACTCTTGCCATGATGAACAGTACTGCTGCAATGCAATAG